The window AACTCTCCACTGCTTGACTCAGAGAGTCTGTTTTACTCTAAtctctcagtgtgtgtgacactgAAACTGCTGCAGCCTAGAAAACTGAAAACCATTAGTGTTATTAACCTTTCATTTAATCAGttaagaaaaaataattcttcatatgtgtgtttgACATgatattaaaaatatgtttttcagtctgacagtttttcagtgttttactgCAAATATATTGCTATGCTTGTGTAGGGGGAGAAGAAAAAAGTTTCCAAAGCATGTACCCAGCTTTCTGATAACAATCTGACACTGTGTGGAAATAAAAAATCCAGTGATTCACCTCTTTGTCTGTTTTGCACATACTAAAAATGTACTGACATCCAAGCATTTGGTTTTCCAGTAAATAATTCAGTATATATAGaggatgtttctttttttaaatttctgaagTCATCACTTGGCATTCCTTCTGATTTCTCTGTTTCCAGGCCAGGACAGATACTGCCTTAAGGGCCTGATCACCAACATCAGTGACCCTGTAACAACCAAGCTCAGTCCTTATGGTAAGAGCTACATCTCTGGTTCATGGGGCAAACAAGCCCAGATGGAGAACGAGGACCAGAAATACAGCTACTGGGTTCAGCCTCTGGCAAATAGCCACATCTGGGGCAACATTCTACGTGTTTACCAAAATTATGAAGATTTCATGGCCTCAACAAACCACAGGGACTTTACATTCGCCTCATCGTACAGCCATCCCAATGCCATTGAGGGTCCCAGTGCTGTGCTGTACGGTAAGGCTCTGTACTATAACTGCTTCCGCTCTGCAGACGTGTGCCGGTACGACCTGGAGACCAACGAGGTCAAACGGGTGACTCTTCCAGGCACTGGTGTGGGTTTCAACAACAAGTTCCCCTATTGTTACTACGATTGCCGGCTCAATAGTGATATTGATGTAGAGGCAGATGAAACAGGACTGTGGGCTCTCTATGCCACTCTAGGTAACCATGGAAACCTTGTGATCAGCCGCTTAGTTTGGGATGGTGAGACCAAGATTCTCAACGTGACGCAGACGTGGGAAACGAGGCTGTTCAAGAAGGCAGTGAGCAACGCCTTCATGGTGTGCGGTGTGATGTACGCGACTCGTTACGTTAGTGAGTACCGGGAGGAGGTGTTCTACGCCTTCGACACAGCCACAGGCAAAGAAGACAACTCACTAGCAATACCACTGGAGAAGGTAGCTAAAGGAATGGCTAGTCTGAGCTACAATCCCACCAACAAGCAGATCTACATGTACAACGATGGATACTTGCTGGCCTACCAGGCCTACTTCTGATCTCCTGATCAAACAGTTAATGAAATATGatacagcaacaaaaaaagcaatgaTTTATGATACAAATGCTAAAGTTATATCATATAGACTATTAAGATTGTTCTTCTAACATAATGTACTTTAGTAACACTGAATGGAAACATCAGCTGAGATCATAATAAAGTCTTTGGTAACGATAACATTAGATCGATCTTTTGCTGGCCTTatttcacacaaaaaaatgtttttgttgttatttgtgACACACAGTCACATATATATTGATTTTACTTGACAGCTTGCATCGTTTGCATAGTGAGTTTTGCTTTCTTCCTTGATCATTAACAAC is drawn from Pelmatolapia mariae isolate MD_Pm_ZW linkage group LG7, Pm_UMD_F_2, whole genome shotgun sequence and contains these coding sequences:
- the LOC134631904 gene encoding olfactomedin-like, which produces MVLLILLLFTVTSDGQAQRVLGLKKNDSCVCEVNSTVWSFPVVKYETVLQQVHTCEGSLNSLAEQLKISSQRLPQIQAQVTSLTARLGPYKYLHNQGLYSALFLRLLGQQLSQLETDVGVVHSQLNNAQTKKLSKEVVKLRTHVDRLETADLVNMKAVKEKLRYLKNNVESCKSIPKDFRGQDRYCLKGLITNISDPVTTKLSPYGKSYISGSWGKQAQMENEDQKYSYWVQPLANSHIWGNILRVYQNYEDFMASTNHRDFTFASSYSHPNAIEGPSAVLYGKALYYNCFRSADVCRYDLETNEVKRVTLPGTGVGFNNKFPYCYYDCRLNSDIDVEADETGLWALYATLGNHGNLVISRLVWDGETKILNVTQTWETRLFKKAVSNAFMVCGVMYATRYVSEYREEVFYAFDTATGKEDNSLAIPLEKVAKGMASLSYNPTNKQIYMYNDGYLLAYQAYF